Proteins from a single region of Argopecten irradians isolate NY chromosome 7, Ai_NY, whole genome shotgun sequence:
- the LOC138326971 gene encoding uncharacterized protein, producing the protein MESFTALFIAMELIFHCISTAIVRGKAVSFRGLSLVSRAATSLAVAVSQRLSLSEAVVVYFTASFDCRGEDSPSLADDEPATLPAPAPVSVRRSGRVRRAPAWHKDYVM; encoded by the exons ATGGAGTCTTTCACCGCCCTTTTCATCGCCATGGAATTGATTTTCCACTGCATAAGCACTGCTATTGTTCGCGGAAAG GCTGTGTCCTTCCGTGGCCTTAGCTTGGTGAGCCGAGCAGCAACATCGCTTGCTGTTGCGGTTAGCCAACGTCTGTCTCTGTCGGAGGCCGTG GTTGTGTACTTCACCGCTTCGTTTGACTGCAGAGGAGAGGATAGCCCTAGCCTTGCAGACGATGAGCCAGCTACACTACCCGCTCCAGCCCCTGTGTCCGTCCGAAGGTCTGGCCGTGTGAGGAGGGCACCAGCCTGGCACAAGGATTACGTAATGtga